A part of Solicola gregarius genomic DNA contains:
- a CDS encoding MarR family winged helix-turn-helix transcriptional regulator — MSTEPRTPTPAEDDADRHVAHWRDHWIDIEFDDTVEAIVERMGRIMRYLKHAGRGSVAELGLEWFEYDTLHNLMIRDTPGVASPSELATKSGVSPAGMTGRLDTLEKAGYVRRRTVEGDRRRVEVEATAKGIKSWRKAMTLRGNTEVELMGALDEAERLQLSDLLRRLTLAIESEGRSAP; from the coding sequence ATGTCTACCGAACCTCGTACCCCGACACCCGCCGAGGATGACGCCGATCGGCATGTCGCACACTGGCGGGACCACTGGATCGACATCGAGTTCGACGACACCGTCGAAGCGATCGTCGAGCGGATGGGCCGGATCATGCGCTACCTGAAACACGCCGGGCGCGGGTCTGTTGCCGAGCTCGGCCTCGAGTGGTTCGAGTACGACACCCTGCACAACCTGATGATCCGCGACACCCCCGGCGTCGCATCGCCGAGCGAGCTCGCCACCAAGTCGGGTGTCTCCCCCGCCGGTATGACCGGTCGCCTCGATACGCTCGAGAAGGCCGGGTACGTACGCCGCCGCACGGTCGAAGGCGATCGCCGCCGGGTCGAGGTCGAGGCGACCGCGAAGGGCATCAAGAGCTGGCGGAAGGCGATGACGCTCCGCGGCAACACCGAAGTCGAGCTGATGGGGGCGCTCGACGAGGCCGAGCGCCTACAGCTCAGTGACCTGCTCCGCAGGCTCACCCTCGCGATCGAGTCGGAGGGCCGTTCAGCGCCGTAG